A single genomic interval of Daucus carota subsp. sativus chromosome 1, DH1 v3.0, whole genome shotgun sequence harbors:
- the LOC108209814 gene encoding G-type lectin S-receptor-like serine/threonine-protein kinase SD2-5, producing METWAFLNCIGICLLILFQPESCMASVQKKGSLPLGFRGDQMHWIDNKGVILLSNNSDFGFGFITTDDVTLFLLAIVHLSSSTTIWSANRDNPVRNNDYFVFNESGNAYLQSGESIVWATNTVNKGVSVMELQNSGNLVLLADDGSPIWQSFSHPADTLLSNQGFSEGMKLESNPGPNNQSYFLEMKSGDMLLYVNYGKPQPYWSMGQDNRKIINKNGVGVTLAALDANSWRFYDKNKALLWQFVFSNSDRNATWAATLGGDGYITFSTLESGSLKIDAPIKIPADSCSRPQSCNPYQICSTNNCQCLDALASQPNCRPNVSPSCNEPNGSMELLDAGDGLDYFALGLVPPSSKTDLNGCKTSCLDNCSCLLLFYDGKSGDCFHFEHVGSLKSSKEKGFVSYIKISATDAGGGDSSSGGSSKKRAVIVATIVIGTILVVLVLLFVGIRQFKKSNDLPESPKENSEEDNFLESISGMPVRFSYKDLQVATKDFSAILGRGGFGSVYEGILPDGTRLAVKQLEGIGQGKKEFRAEVSIIGSIHHLHLVRLKGFCAEGAHRLLVYEFMGNGSLERWIFKKNKEDVLDWDTRYSIAVGTAKGLAYLHEDCDVKIVHCDIKPENVLLDDNFLAKVSDFGLAKLMSREQSHVFTTLRGTRGYLAPEWITNYAISEKSDVYSYGMVLLEIIGGRKNYDTSETSEKSHFPSYAFRMMEEGKLTDILDANLHMAKSDPRVMVAIKVALWCIQDDMYHRPSMTKVVQMLEGLSPVPPPPMSSQMNSRLYSNFYKSISEEGTSSGPSDCNSDAYLSAVRLSGPR from the coding sequence ATGGAAACTTGGGCATTCTTGAATTGTATAggaatttgtttgttaatcctCTTTCAGCCTGAGAGTTGCATGGCTAGTGTTCAGAAGAAGGGTAGTTTACCATTAGGTTTTCGAGGGGATCAAATGCATTGGATTGATAATAAAGGGGTGATTCTGTTGTCCAACAATTCGGATTTTGGCTTCGGGTTCATTACAACTGATGATGTTACTTTGTTTCTATTGGCTATTGTTCATTTAAGCAGTTCTACAACTATTTGGTCTGCCAATAGAGACAATCCTGTTAGAAATAATGATTACTTTGTGTTTAATGAGAGTGGCAACGCTTACTTACAGAGTGGTGAGTCTATAGTTTGGGCTACAAACACAGTCAACAAAGGGGTATCTGTTATGGAATTGCAGAACTCAGGTAATCTTGTTTTACTTGCGGATGATGGTAGTCCAATCTGGCAGAGCTTTAGCCATCCGGCTGATACTCTTTTATCCAACCAGGGGTTTAGTGAAGGAATGAAACTTGAAAGCAATCCGGGGCCTAATAATCAGAGCTACTTTCTTGAAATGAAATCTGGAGATATGCTGCTTTATGTTAATTATGGAAAACCTCAGCCTTATTGGTCTATGGGGCAGGACAAtcgaaaaatcatcaacaaaaatGGCGTTGGCGTCACTCTTGCAGCTCTTGATGCCAATTCATGGAGATTTTATGATAAGAACAAAGCTTTGCTTTGGCAATTTGTTTTCTCAAACAGTGATAGAAATGCTACTTGGGCTGCAACTTTAGGAGGTGATGGATATATCACATTCTCTACTCTCGAAAGCGGAAGCTTGAAAATTGATGCCCCGATAAAAATTCCTGCTGATTCTTGCAGCAGACCTCAATCTTGTAATCCATATCAAATTTGTAGTACTAACAATTGTCAATGCCTTGATGCTCTAGCCTCTCAACCAAATTGCAGACCTAATGTTTCACCTTCATGTAATGAACCAAATGGCTCTATGGAGCTTTTAGATGCTGGAGATGGCCTTGACTATTTTGCTCTTGGGCTTGTTCCACCCTCTTCCAAGACAGACTTGAATGGTTGCAAAACCTCTTGCCTTGATAACTGTTCATGTCTTCTTCTGTTTTATGATGGCAAATCTGGAGATTGCTTTCATTTCGAGCATGTTGGAAGCTtaaaaagttcaaaagaaaagGGATTTGTCTCGTACATAAAGATCTCAGCTACTGATGCCGGTGGTGGAGATTCTAGTAGTGGTGGAAGCAGCAAGAAACGTGCTGTGATTGTTGCCACAATAGTTATTGGGACAATACTTGTTGTTCTTGTTCTACTTTTTGTAGGAATTCGTCAATTCAAGAAGAGTAATGATCTTCCTGAGTCTCCTAAAGAAAATTCAGAAGAGGACAATTTCCTGGAAAGTATATCTGGCATGCCAGTTCGTTTTAGTTACAAAGATCTTCAAGTTGCGACCAAGGACTTCTCTGCAATACTTGGTCGAGGAGGCTTTGGTTCTGTTTATGAAGGAATTCTTCCAGATGGAACCCGTTTGGCTGTGAAACAACTGGAAGGCATTGGTCAAGGTAAGAAAGAATTCCGAGCTGAAGTTAGTATCATTGGCAGCATTCACCATTTACACTTGGTGAGACTGAAAGGCTTCTGTGCAGAAGGTGCACACAGACTTCTTGTTTATGAATTCATGGGAAATGGTTCACTAGAAAGATggatctttaaaaaaaacaaagaggATGTGTTGGATTGGGATACGAGATACAGTATTGCTGTAGGTACGGCAAAAGGATTAGCTTATCTCCACGAGGACTGCGATGTAAAAATTGTGCACTGTGATATTAAGCCAGAAAATGTACTTCTAGATGACAATttccttgccaaagtatccgaCTTTGGTCTTGCCAAACTAATGAGCAGAGAGCAGAGTCATGTGTTTACAACATTGAGGGGCACTAGAGGGTACCTTGCACCGGAATGGATCACCAACTATGCAATCTCTGAAAAAAGTGATGTTTATAGCTACGGAATGGTTTTACTGGAGATCATTGGAGGTAGAAAAAACTACGATACATCAGAAACTTCAGAGAAATCACATTTTCCATCTTATGCCTTTAGGATGATGGAAGAAGGCAAATTAACAGACATTCTTGATGCAAATTTGCACATGGCAAAATCAGACCCAAGGGTTATGGTAGCAATCAAGGTTGCTTTGTGGTGTATACAGGATGATATGTATCATAGACCATCAATGACAAAAGTAGTACAAATGCTTGAAGGGTTATCTCCTGTTCCTCCACCACCAATGTCATCGCAAATGAATTCCCGCCTGTATTCAAATTTCTACAAATCAATCAGTGAAGAGGGGACGTCTTCTGGTCCATCAGATTGTAATAGTGATGCATATCTTTCTGCAGTAAGACTTTCAGGTCCCAGATGA